Proteins found in one Macaca nemestrina isolate mMacNem1 chromosome 4, mMacNem.hap1, whole genome shotgun sequence genomic segment:
- the LOC105472761 gene encoding keratin-associated protein 26-1: MSCPNYCSGNCSSGSLRTSCHIPLTSIALCPTNVSCGDVLCLPASCQDPTWLTDNCQETCGEPTSCQPAHCETGNLETSCGSSTAYYVPRPCQGSSFLPASSFVSSSCLPLSCRPQSYVSSGYRPLRVLLNSYQPLGGCVPSGYRPQSCFSNSCRPQNLLTSGCRPSSCLAYGPQTLHVVSSSLRPLRPLFSGCQPLTHVFNTCRPSCSGL, from the coding sequence ATGTCTTGCCCCAACTATTGCTCTGGAAACTGCAGCTCAGGATCTCTCAGAACCTCCTGCCATATTCCTCTCACCTCCATCGCCCTCTGCCCTACTAACGTCAGCTGTGGAGATGTCCTCTGCTTACCCGCTAGCTGTCAAGACCCTACCTGGCTCACAGACAACTGCCAAGAGACCTGCGGTGAACCAACCAGCTGCCAGCCGGCCCACTGTGAGACCGGCAACCTTGAAACCTCTTGCGGTTCTTCCACTGCCTACTACGTGCCCAGGCCCTGCCAAGGAAGCAgttttcttcctgcttcttctttcGTCTCCAGCTCCTGCCTTCCACTGTCCTGTAGACCACAGAGCTACGTGTCCAGCGGCTATCGTCCACTGAGGGTGCTGCTCAATAGTTACCAGCCCCTAGGAGGCTGTGTGCCCAGTGGCTATCGCCCCCAATCCTGCTTCTCCAACAGTTGCCGGCCCCAAAACCTCCTCACTTCTGGATGCCGACCCTCGAGTTGCTTAGCCTATGGTCCTCAAACTCTTCACGTTGTGTCCAGCAGCCTCAGACCTCTGAGGCCTCTGTTCAGTGGTTGCCAACCTCTGACCCATGTGTTCAACACGTGTCGTCCATCTTGCTCTGGACTGTGA